From a single Brassica rapa cultivar Chiifu-401-42 chromosome A01, CAAS_Brap_v3.01, whole genome shotgun sequence genomic region:
- the LOC103866076 gene encoding aminopeptidase P1, with protein MSEILSSLRSLMASHSPPLDALVVPSEDYHQSEYVSARDKRREFVSGFTGSAGLALITKNEARLWTDGRYFLQATQQLSNEWTLMRMGEDPLLEVWMSDNLSEEANIGVDPWCVSVDTANRWNKSFAKKNQKLIPTTTDLVDEVWQNRPPSQTSPLAVHPLEFAGRSVPDKLEELRSKLKQENARGYVIAALDEVAWLYNIRGTDVAYCPVAHAFAIVTTDSAFLYVDKKKVSDEVSEYFKGLGVEVREYTDVISDVALLASDRLFLSFSSKSTKDMEVDSDWLWVDPAKCCYALYSKLDADKVLLQPSPLSLPKALKNPVELDGLKKAHVRDGAAVVQYLVWLDQQMQELYGASGYFLEAESNKKKPTSETAKLTELTVSDKLESLRAAKEHFRGLSFPTISSVGSNAAIIHYSPEAGACAEMDPDKIYLCDSGAQYLDGTTDITRTVHFGKPSAHEKDCYTAVFKGHVALGNARFPKGTSGYTLDILARAPLWKYGLDYRHGTGHGVGSYLFVHEGPHQVSFRPHARNVPLQASMTVTDEPGYYEDGNFGIRLENVLVVNDAETEFNFGDKGYLQFEHITWAPYQVKLINLEQLTQEEIEWLNTYHLKCKDILAPFMNQTEMEWLKKATEPVSVLV; from the exons ATGTCTGAGATTCTCTCTTCCTTGAGGTCACTAATGGCCTCCCACTCTCCTCCTCTTGATGCTTTGGTTGTTCCTTCCGAAGACTATCACCAG AGCGAGTATGTTTCTGCTCGAGACAAACGCCGCGAGTTCGTGTCTGGATTCACTGGAAGTGCAG GTTTGGCACTAATCACGAAAAACGAAGCAAGGCTTTGGACTGATGGACGCTACTTCTTGCAAGCAACCCAACAGCTTAGCAACGAGTGGACACTAATGCGTATGGGAGAAGATCCTCTCCTTGAAGTTTGGATGTCTGAT AATCTATCTGAAGAAGCAAACATAGGTGTTGATCCATGGTGTGTCTCCGTAGACACCGCTAACAGATGGAACAAGTCCTTTGCCAAGAAGAATCAGAAACTCATTCCGACAACAACTGATCTTGTCGACGAGGTTTGGCAAAACCGCCCACCTTCTCAGACGAGTCCCCTCGCTGTTCATCCCTTGGAGTTTGCTGGCCGCTCTGTTCCCGATAAACTCGAAGAGCTGAGGTCAAAGCTCAAGCAAGAGAATGCGCGCGGTTACGTCATCGCTGCTCTCGACGAGGTTGCTTGGCTATACAACATCCGTGGAACCGATGTTGCTTACTGTCCCGTTGCTCACGCCTTTGCTATTGTTACAACCGACTCTGCGTTCCTCTATGTTGACAAGAAGAAAGTATCTGATGAGGTTAGTGAGTACTTCAAAGGGCTTGGTGTAGAGGTCAGAGAGTACACAGATGTGATCTCGGACGTGGCGTTGCTTGCTTCTGATCGACTCTTTTTATCGTTCTCCTCTAAAAGTACAAAGGACATGGAGGTTGATTCTGATTGGTTATGGGTGGATCCTGCTAAGTGCTGCTATGCACTTTATTCAAAATTGGATGCTGATAAGGTCCTCTTGCAACCATCTCCGTTATCACTCCCAAAAGCCTTAAAG AACCCTGTTGAGCTAGATGGGCTCAAGAAGGCACATGTGCGTGACGGTGCAGCTGTTGTCCAGTACCTTGTGTGGCTCGATCAACAGATGCAGGAGCTATATGGAGCATCTGGATATTTTTTGGAAGCGGAGTCTAACAAGAAGAAACCAACTAGTGAGACCGCTAAGCTTACTGAATTGACTGTGAGCGATAAGCTTGAAAGTCTTCGAGCTGCCAAAgag CATTTTAGAGGTTTAAGCTTTCCTACTATATCATCTGTTGGTTCAAACGCTGCTATTATTCATTATTCGCCGGAGGCTGGTGCTTGTGCCGAGATGGATCCTGACAAAATCTACTTATGTGATTCTGGAGCACAG TATCTGGATGGAACAACTGATATAACACGAACGGTTCACTTTGGAAAACCTTCAGCTCATGAAAAGGACTGCTACACTGCG GTGTTCAAGGGTCATGTTGCACTCGGAAATGCTCGGTTTCCTAAAGGAACAAGCG GGTATACACTTGATATTCTTGCTAGAGCTCCTTTGTGGAAGTACGGCTTGGATTATCGACATGGTACTGGTCATGGAGTTGGCTCTTACCTTTTCGTTCATGAAG GACCTCACCAAGTTAGTTTCAGACCTCATGCTAGGAACGTTCCTCTTCAAGCTTCCATGACTGTAACTGATG AGCCTGGTTATTATGAAGATGGGAACTTTGGTATTAGGCTAGAGAATGTTCTTGTGGTCAATGATGCTGAAACCGAATTTAACTTTGGGGACAAGGGTTACTTGCAGTTCGAGCATATCACTTGG GCACCCTATCAAGTGAAACTTATCAATCTAGAGCAGTTGACACAAGAAGAGATCGAATGGTTAAACACTTACCATTTGAAATGCAAGGACATTTTGGCTCCGTTcatgaaccaaaccgaaatggAATGGCTCAAGAAAGCTACTGAACCTGTAAGTGTACTTGTTTGA